In the Elioraea tepida genome, one interval contains:
- a CDS encoding succinate dehydrogenase — protein MSPARLFLLQRASAAVLAVAVLVHLVTILVAVRGGLTAGEILGRTAGNLGWLAFYVLFVVAASIHAPIGLRAILREWAGWRGWSCDVAMALFAALLLLLGLRAAWAVFAA, from the coding sequence GTGAGCCCGGCGCGTCTGTTCCTGCTGCAGCGCGCCTCTGCCGCCGTGCTGGCGGTTGCGGTTCTGGTGCATCTCGTCACCATCCTGGTCGCGGTACGCGGCGGGCTCACCGCCGGCGAGATCCTCGGCCGCACCGCCGGCAACCTCGGCTGGCTCGCCTTCTATGTGCTGTTCGTCGTCGCGGCGTCGATCCACGCGCCGATCGGGCTGCGCGCGATCCTGCGCGAATGGGCGGGCTGGCGCGGCTGGTCCTGCGACGTCGCGATGGCGCTGTTCGCCGCCCTTCTGCTTCTGCTCGGGCTGCGCGCGGCCTGGGCGGTCTTCGCCGCATGA
- a CDS encoding fumarate hydratase C-terminal domain-containing protein, with product MTHQVLSMPCDEAAVRRLRVGDTVTLENWLFGIRDATQIAMFDRGRNIRLDLRGHAVIHTAPNVKRVPPSPEAPAGYAPLCIGITTSMRMERFTEPLMRDHGVRLVIGKGGLGPASAEAFRRYGGAYLAVVGGAAALETTWITAIEDVDLDDLHPESLWKFRIRRFGPLLVAMDSHGGSLYATVGERVAARRAAALAALGAED from the coding sequence ATGACGCACCAGGTCCTCTCCATGCCCTGCGACGAGGCGGCGGTGCGTCGCTTGCGCGTCGGCGACACCGTCACGCTCGAGAACTGGCTGTTCGGCATCCGCGACGCGACCCAGATCGCGATGTTCGACAGGGGCCGGAACATCCGGCTCGACCTGCGCGGCCATGCCGTCATCCACACGGCGCCGAACGTGAAGCGCGTACCGCCCTCGCCCGAAGCGCCGGCGGGCTACGCGCCCCTCTGCATCGGCATCACCACCTCGATGCGCATGGAGCGCTTCACCGAACCGCTGATGCGCGACCACGGCGTGCGTCTGGTCATCGGCAAGGGCGGGCTCGGCCCCGCCTCGGCCGAGGCGTTCCGGCGCTACGGCGGCGCCTATCTCGCGGTGGTCGGCGGCGCCGCCGCCCTCGAAACGACCTGGATCACCGCGATCGAGGATGTCGACCTCGACGACCTCCATCCGGAGAGCCTGTGGAAGTTCCGCATCAGGCGCTTCGGGCCGCTGCTCGTGGCGATGGACAGCCACGGCGGCAGCCTCTACGCGACGGTGGGAGAGCGCGTCGCCGCGCGACGCGCCGCCGCCCTCGCCGCCCTCGGCGCGGAGGACTGA
- a CDS encoding L-aspartate oxidase produces the protein MAVRGIDTLRTDILIVGAGGAGLFAALHAKRANPALDVTLAVKGLVGKCGCTRMVQGGYNVALAPGDSVERHFMDTIEGGKWLNRQDLAWILCETAPKRIRELENEIGCFFDRNPDGTIHQKAFAGQTFDRTVHKGDLTGIEIINRLSEQVLARDVRRLEDHRALALIPAADGTRLSGVLLLDMREGTFRFVQAKAVLLATGGGPTMYRYHTPSGDKSCDGLAMALRAGLPLRDMEMVQFHPTGLLAGEETRMTGTVIEEGLRGAGGHLLDGAGRRFMFDYDSKGERATRDVVSRAIMGVIREGRATPEGGVWIAMAHLGPENVRRQFKGMVERCADCGFDLAGGHVPVIPTAHYMMGGLVFEADCSTELPGLFAAGEDTGGVHGANRLGGNGVANSTVFGGIAGESMAAWVPRHGAFAPPDLALLQAAIDKTLAPFARPAGDLFGLRRRLLDVMWQDVGILRDAAGLGRAIAALDALAAEVEACGVPDGDRRYNLTWQDRLNLENLVLVSRAIATAAMARTDSRGAHWREDFPATGDLAASRYTVVRLTGDALAVTTEAVRFDIVAPGETLLREAAA, from the coding sequence ATGGCCGTACGCGGCATCGACACGCTGCGCACAGACATCCTGATCGTCGGCGCAGGCGGCGCGGGGCTGTTCGCCGCGCTGCACGCCAAGCGCGCCAACCCCGCGCTCGACGTCACCCTCGCGGTGAAGGGCCTGGTCGGTAAGTGCGGCTGCACGCGCATGGTGCAGGGGGGCTACAACGTGGCTCTTGCCCCAGGCGATTCGGTCGAGCGCCACTTCATGGACACGATCGAGGGCGGCAAGTGGCTCAACCGCCAGGATCTCGCCTGGATCCTGTGCGAGACCGCACCGAAGCGGATCCGCGAACTCGAAAACGAGATCGGCTGCTTCTTCGACCGCAACCCGGACGGGACGATCCACCAGAAGGCCTTCGCCGGCCAGACCTTCGACCGCACCGTCCACAAGGGCGACCTGACGGGGATCGAGATCATCAACCGCCTCTCCGAACAGGTTCTCGCGCGCGACGTGCGCCGGCTCGAGGACCATCGCGCGCTCGCGCTGATCCCCGCGGCTGACGGAACGCGCCTCTCAGGCGTGCTTCTGCTCGACATGCGCGAGGGAACGTTCCGCTTCGTCCAGGCCAAAGCCGTGCTGCTCGCGACCGGCGGCGGACCGACCATGTACCGCTACCACACGCCTTCGGGCGACAAGTCCTGCGACGGGCTCGCGATGGCTCTGCGGGCGGGGCTGCCGCTGCGCGACATGGAGATGGTGCAGTTCCACCCAACCGGCCTGCTCGCCGGCGAGGAGACGCGCATGACCGGCACGGTGATCGAGGAAGGCCTGCGCGGCGCCGGCGGCCATCTGCTCGACGGCGCGGGACGGCGCTTCATGTTCGACTACGACTCAAAGGGCGAACGGGCGACGCGCGACGTCGTGAGCCGGGCGATCATGGGTGTGATCCGCGAGGGCCGCGCGACTCCCGAAGGCGGGGTGTGGATCGCGATGGCGCATCTCGGCCCCGAAAACGTCCGGCGCCAGTTCAAGGGTATGGTCGAGCGCTGCGCCGATTGCGGTTTCGATCTTGCCGGCGGGCATGTGCCGGTCATCCCGACCGCGCACTACATGATGGGCGGCCTCGTGTTCGAGGCGGACTGCAGCACAGAGCTGCCCGGGCTGTTCGCCGCCGGCGAGGATACGGGCGGCGTGCACGGCGCGAACCGCCTCGGCGGCAACGGCGTCGCGAACTCGACCGTGTTCGGCGGCATCGCCGGGGAGTCGATGGCCGCCTGGGTGCCGCGGCACGGCGCATTCGCACCACCCGACCTTGCCCTCCTTCAGGCGGCGATCGATAAGACACTCGCCCCGTTCGCGCGCCCGGCCGGCGACCTGTTCGGCCTGCGCAGACGCCTGCTCGACGTCATGTGGCAGGATGTCGGCATCCTGCGCGATGCCGCAGGGCTCGGGCGCGCGATCGCCGCACTCGACGCTCTCGCGGCGGAGGTCGAGGCCTGCGGCGTTCCGGACGGTGACCGCCGCTACAACCTCACCTGGCAGGACCGCCTGAACCTCGAGAACCTCGTTCTCGTCAGTCGCGCGATCGCGACGGCGGCGATGGCCCGCACCGACAGCCGCGGTGCGCACTGGCGCGAGGACTTCCCCGCGACCGGCGACCTCGCGGCCAGCCGCTACACGGTGGTGCGTCTGACAGGGGACGCGCTCGCCGTCACCACCGAAGCCGTGCGCTTCGACATCGTTGCGCCTGGCGAAACGCTGCTGCGCGAGGCAGCCGCATGA
- a CDS encoding succinate dehydrogenase/fumarate reductase iron-sulfur subunit — MTDMLSVAVHRGTGGVRFDRFEVPRRPAQTVLDVVTWIQREADPTLAYRFACRVGMCGSCAMTVNGRPRWTCRTRVETVAPDGRLTLEPLRNMPVVKDLVVDMAPFFAKWVQAKGVFTPRADLGADFAVVPPASPDRAAADAAVECIGCGVCYAACDVVAWEPDYLGPAALNRAWTLVNDVRDGGQDARLAAVAGDAGCRACHSHGSCTRHCPKALSPTASIAGLKRAVLRAALHGGA, encoded by the coding sequence ATGACCGACATGCTGTCGGTCGCGGTGCATCGCGGAACAGGCGGTGTGCGCTTCGACCGCTTCGAGGTGCCGCGTCGTCCTGCGCAGACGGTGCTCGACGTGGTGACGTGGATCCAGCGCGAGGCGGACCCGACGCTCGCCTACCGCTTCGCCTGCCGGGTCGGCATGTGCGGCTCCTGCGCGATGACGGTGAACGGCAGGCCGCGCTGGACCTGCCGCACACGCGTCGAGACGGTCGCGCCCGACGGGCGGCTGACGCTCGAGCCGCTCCGCAACATGCCGGTGGTGAAGGACCTGGTCGTCGACATGGCCCCGTTCTTCGCCAAGTGGGTTCAGGCGAAGGGCGTGTTCACGCCGCGCGCCGATCTCGGCGCTGACTTTGCCGTCGTCCCCCCTGCCTCCCCTGACCGCGCCGCCGCCGATGCCGCCGTCGAGTGCATCGGCTGCGGCGTCTGCTATGCCGCCTGCGACGTGGTGGCCTGGGAGCCCGACTATCTCGGCCCGGCGGCGCTGAACCGCGCCTGGACCCTTGTCAACGACGTGCGCGACGGTGGGCAGGACGCGCGCCTCGCCGCAGTCGCGGGGGATGCCGGCTGCCGTGCGTGCCACAGCCACGGTTCCTGCACGCGGCACTGCCCGAAGGCGCTCTCGCCCACCGCCTCGATCGCCGGGCTGAAGCGGGCGGTGCTGCGCGCCGCCCTGCACGGGGGGGCCTGA
- the sdhC gene encoding succinate dehydrogenase, cytochrome b556 subunit: MIRAHRNHPGWWAALLHRLSGLALAVFLPLHFLALGTALEGADALDRFLDLTASPLVKLAETGLVLALALHLALGLRVLHLEFLPRPESRTRTVVAACFGIGVAVALLFALNLSA, encoded by the coding sequence ATGATCCGCGCGCACCGCAACCACCCAGGCTGGTGGGCCGCCCTGCTGCACCGGCTTTCGGGCCTCGCGCTTGCGGTCTTCCTGCCGTTGCACTTCCTCGCCCTTGGCACCGCGCTTGAAGGGGCAGACGCGCTCGACCGCTTCCTCGATCTGACCGCGAGCCCGCTGGTCAAGCTCGCCGAGACCGGGCTCGTGCTGGCGCTCGCGCTGCACCTCGCCCTCGGCCTGCGCGTGCTGCATCTCGAGTTCCTCCCACGACCCGAGAGCCGCACGCGCACGGTCGTCGCCGCCTGCTTCGGCATCGGTGTCGCGGTCGCGCTGCTGTTCGCGCTGAACTTGAGCGCGTGA
- a CDS encoding Ldh family oxidoreductase encodes MSTETLPFDAAQALAAAALRAAGAGAEAARHTARMLARADLDGIASHGLTRVPAYASQLRCGKVKGEAVPSVTRPSSATVAVDADDGLAYPAIALGLSWMASLLPAQGVVALGVRNSHHAGAMGLFVEDLARVAGAFALGFTNSPAAIAPAGSGTPLFGTNPVAFACPVPGRDPLVIDLSLSVAARGRIMVAAEKGEPIPEGWAVDAEGRPTTDARAALAGAMLPIGGAKGAALVLAVELLTAALTASHAGFEASSFFDDRGGPPRIGQAFIAIAPGALGASAQAVAERVRAITERILAEPGVRLPGDRRLALRAKHRAEGIPYPAALLATLRRLASA; translated from the coding sequence ATGAGCACCGAGACACTCCCCTTTGACGCAGCCCAGGCGCTGGCCGCTGCCGCGCTGCGTGCCGCTGGCGCAGGCGCTGAGGCCGCACGACACACCGCGCGCATGCTCGCCCGCGCTGACCTCGACGGCATCGCCTCGCACGGGCTCACACGCGTTCCGGCCTATGCGTCCCAGCTCCGTTGCGGCAAGGTGAAAGGCGAGGCCGTGCCGTCCGTCACGCGACCATCGAGCGCGACCGTGGCGGTCGATGCCGATGACGGGCTCGCCTATCCGGCGATCGCGCTCGGGCTCTCCTGGATGGCCTCGCTCCTGCCGGCGCAGGGCGTGGTGGCGCTCGGCGTGCGCAACAGTCACCACGCCGGCGCGATGGGGTTGTTCGTCGAGGACCTCGCGCGCGTGGCGGGCGCCTTCGCCCTTGGCTTCACGAACTCTCCGGCCGCGATCGCGCCTGCCGGCTCGGGCACGCCCCTGTTCGGAACCAACCCGGTCGCTTTCGCCTGCCCCGTCCCGGGGCGTGACCCACTGGTGATCGACCTCTCCCTGTCCGTCGCTGCGCGGGGGAGAATCATGGTCGCGGCGGAGAAGGGCGAGCCGATCCCCGAGGGATGGGCGGTCGATGCCGAGGGCAGGCCGACGACCGATGCGCGCGCCGCTCTTGCCGGCGCGATGCTGCCGATCGGCGGCGCGAAGGGAGCGGCGCTTGTGCTCGCGGTCGAACTGCTCACAGCGGCGTTGACCGCAAGCCACGCCGGCTTCGAGGCCTCGAGCTTCTTCGACGATCGGGGCGGGCCGCCACGGATCGGCCAGGCCTTCATCGCGATCGCGCCCGGCGCCCTGGGGGCCTCGGCCCAGGCCGTGGCCGAGCGTGTGCGGGCGATCACGGAACGGATTCTCGCCGAGCCGGGTGTTCGTCTTCCCGGGGACCGGCGTCTCGCACTGAGGGCGAAGCACCGGGCGGAAGGGATCCCCTATCCGGCCGCGCTTCTTGCGACCCTTCGCCGCCTCGCCTCCGCCTGA
- a CDS encoding hydroxyacid dehydrogenase — protein MRRDRIAISEFMDEDAVAALAARFEVLYDAALPDDPARLANALADAPALIVRNRTQVRGALLAAAPRLRVVGRLGVGLDNIDVAACAERDIRVIPATGANADAVAEYVIAALLILLRGAFGATERIAAGEWPRTALTGREAQGRLLGLVGFGDIARRIVRRATAQGMRVAACDPAIGQDEIRRAGVEPMTLDPLIAAADVISLHVPLNDTTRRLIDSRRIAAMRPDAVLINTARGGIVDEAALVTALREGRIAGAVLDVFEQEPPEAPQRFAGVPNLLLTPHIAGVTKESNRRVSALIAERVAAELERTA, from the coding sequence ATGAGGCGTGACCGGATCGCCATCTCCGAGTTCATGGACGAGGACGCCGTCGCTGCGCTCGCCGCGCGTTTCGAGGTGCTCTACGACGCCGCGCTTCCCGACGACCCGGCCCGTCTGGCCAACGCGCTCGCCGACGCGCCGGCGCTGATCGTGCGCAATCGCACCCAGGTGCGCGGGGCGCTGCTCGCGGCGGCGCCGCGGCTCAGGGTGGTCGGCCGGCTCGGCGTTGGCCTCGACAACATCGACGTCGCGGCTTGTGCCGAGCGCGATATCCGCGTGATCCCGGCGACGGGCGCCAATGCCGATGCGGTGGCGGAATATGTGATCGCAGCACTCCTGATCCTGCTGCGCGGCGCCTTCGGCGCGACCGAACGCATCGCCGCTGGCGAATGGCCGCGCACGGCACTCACCGGCCGCGAGGCACAGGGCCGGCTGCTCGGCCTTGTCGGCTTCGGCGACATCGCGCGCCGGATCGTGCGGCGCGCGACGGCGCAGGGGATGCGGGTGGCCGCCTGCGATCCGGCGATCGGCCAAGACGAGATTCGCCGCGCAGGCGTCGAACCGATGACGCTTGATCCGCTGATCGCCGCGGCCGACGTCATCTCGTTGCACGTGCCGCTGAACGACACGACCCGCCGGCTGATCGATTCGCGCCGGATCGCCGCGATGCGGCCCGATGCGGTGCTGATCAACACCGCGCGCGGCGGCATCGTCGACGAGGCGGCCCTGGTCACAGCGCTGCGCGAGGGGCGGATCGCCGGTGCGGTGCTCGACGTCTTCGAGCAGGAGCCACCCGAGGCGCCGCAACGCTTCGCCGGCGTGCCAAACCTTCTCCTCACGCCGCACATCGCCGGCGTCACAAAGGAGAGCAACCGGCGCGTCTCGGCCCTGATCGCCGAGCGTGTCGCCGCCGAACTCGAACGGACAGCATGA
- a CDS encoding fumarate hydratase → MQLDLAEIEEIAKLLYIRALKLLPDDVKEGFVRLQRTETDPTGRSLLATMVENIAVAERDDNLLCQDTGIPIYNITIGRGVSFDGAALKAAIRRGCERATREHPLRSSVVHPITRRNEHTSCGIRVPVLHIDFDDRPETVEIEMIPKGSGSENGSFLRMLVPADGVAAVKRFVIDRVIEAGGKVCPPTIVGVGIGGTSDLCMHLAKIAATRPLGSVCADPEGAALESELSRAVNMLGIGPQGLGGDSTAFAVHVETAATHITMNPVAVNIQCHSARRARATITPGGVTFGF, encoded by the coding sequence ATGCAACTCGACCTCGCAGAGATCGAGGAGATCGCCAAGCTCCTCTACATCCGCGCTCTGAAGCTGCTGCCGGACGACGTGAAGGAGGGCTTCGTCCGGCTGCAGCGCACCGAGACCGACCCGACCGGCCGCAGCCTGCTCGCCACGATGGTCGAGAACATCGCGGTTGCCGAACGCGACGACAACCTGCTCTGCCAGGACACCGGGATCCCGATCTACAACATCACGATCGGCCGCGGCGTCTCCTTCGACGGCGCCGCGCTCAAGGCGGCGATACGCCGCGGCTGCGAGCGGGCGACGCGCGAGCACCCATTGCGGTCCTCGGTCGTGCATCCGATCACGCGCCGCAACGAGCACACCTCCTGCGGCATCCGCGTTCCGGTACTTCATATCGACTTCGACGACCGTCCCGAGACGGTGGAGATCGAAATGATCCCGAAGGGCTCGGGCAGCGAGAACGGCTCGTTCCTGCGCATGCTCGTTCCGGCCGACGGGGTGGCGGCGGTGAAGCGCTTCGTGATCGACCGCGTGATCGAGGCGGGCGGCAAGGTCTGTCCACCCACCATCGTCGGCGTCGGCATCGGCGGCACCTCCGATCTCTGCATGCATCTCGCCAAGATCGCCGCGACGAGGCCGCTCGGCTCCGTCTGCGCCGACCCGGAAGGGGCGGCGCTCGAGAGCGAGCTGTCCAGAGCCGTGAACATGCTGGGGATCGGTCCGCAGGGTCTCGGCGGCGATTCCACCGCCTTCGCCGTCCATGTCGAGACCGCAGCGACGCACATCACCATGAACCCGGTCGCGGTGAACATCCAGTGCCACTCGGCGCGGCGCGCGCGCGCCACCATCACGCCCGGCGGCGTCACGTTCGGGTTCTGA
- the phoB gene encoding phosphate regulon transcriptional regulator PhoB, with amino-acid sequence MRLEPSQATAATISSMLKPLILIVEDEAPLVTMLRYNLEKQGFRVEEASDGQEALTKIAEARPDLVLLDWMLPAMSGIEVCRQIRRKPGTRDLPIIMVTARAEDADAVRGLNTGADDYITKPFQMDMLLARIRALLRRAGATPAKGTLKFHDITMDLAAHRVQRQGRSVHLGPTEFRLLEFFMQHPGRVFSREELLDAVWGPDIHVEPRTVDVHIRRLRKSLNGPGEIDVIRTVRAAGYALDTEPSG; translated from the coding sequence ATGCGTCTTGAACCTTCGCAGGCGACGGCAGCGACCATCTCGAGCATGCTGAAACCGCTGATCCTAATTGTCGAGGACGAGGCGCCGCTCGTGACGATGCTGCGTTATAACCTCGAGAAGCAGGGCTTCCGCGTCGAGGAGGCGAGCGACGGGCAGGAGGCGCTGACGAAGATCGCCGAGGCCCGGCCCGATCTCGTCCTGCTCGACTGGATGCTCCCCGCGATGTCCGGCATCGAAGTGTGCCGCCAGATACGCCGCAAGCCGGGAACGCGCGACCTGCCCATCATCATGGTGACCGCACGCGCGGAGGATGCGGATGCGGTGCGCGGCCTCAACACCGGGGCCGACGACTACATCACCAAGCCCTTCCAGATGGACATGCTGCTTGCGCGTATCCGCGCCCTGCTGCGCCGCGCGGGCGCCACACCGGCGAAGGGCACGCTCAAGTTCCATGACATCACAATGGACCTCGCGGCCCATCGCGTTCAGCGTCAGGGGCGTAGCGTCCATCTCGGCCCGACCGAGTTCCGCCTGCTCGAGTTCTTCATGCAGCATCCGGGGCGGGTGTTCTCGCGCGAGGAGCTGCTCGACGCCGTGTGGGGGCCCGACATCCATGTCGAGCCGCGGACGGTGGATGTGCACATCCGCAGGCTGCGCAAAAGCCTGAACGGGCCGGGCGAGATCGACGTCATCCGCACCGTTCGGGCGGCAGGCTACGCGCTCGACACGGAACCATCAGGTTAG
- a CDS encoding sulfite exporter TauE/SafE family protein — protein MLTLSAGTIALVSLGAFVGAVSAGAAGFAFALTASAIWLHVIDPVRSALLVVASGGLLHTILVWRMRAMIDRARLAPFLIGGLIGVPIGVALLTVVDPLVVRRMLGAVMVAYGGYALLAPALPHVTAGGRRADAAVGLVGGMMSGLGGYSGVPTTIWAQLRGWPKERARGVYQPFILAIHLATLVLVGGLAFDRTSALLLAVTLPALLVGGWLGYRLYGRLNERQFQRLLAVMIAVSGAALLL, from the coding sequence ATGCTGACGCTTTCGGCCGGCACGATCGCGCTGGTCTCGCTCGGCGCCTTCGTCGGCGCGGTCTCGGCCGGCGCGGCCGGCTTCGCCTTCGCCCTCACGGCCTCGGCGATCTGGCTGCACGTGATCGACCCTGTGCGCTCCGCGCTCCTCGTGGTCGCCTCTGGCGGGCTTCTCCACACGATCCTCGTCTGGCGCATGCGCGCGATGATCGACCGCGCGCGGCTCGCGCCTTTCCTGATCGGCGGGCTGATCGGCGTACCGATCGGCGTCGCCCTCCTGACCGTCGTCGATCCGCTCGTGGTGCGCCGTATGCTCGGCGCGGTGATGGTCGCCTACGGCGGCTACGCTCTGCTCGCCCCGGCGCTGCCGCACGTCACCGCCGGCGGGCGGCGCGCCGATGCCGCAGTCGGCCTGGTCGGCGGCATGATGAGCGGGCTCGGCGGCTATTCAGGCGTACCGACGACGATCTGGGCGCAGCTGCGCGGCTGGCCGAAGGAGCGCGCGCGCGGCGTCTACCAGCCCTTCATCCTCGCGATTCATCTCGCCACGCTGGTGCTTGTGGGCGGGCTCGCCTTCGACCGGACGAGCGCGCTCCTACTCGCGGTCACGCTCCCGGCCCTGCTGGTCGGCGGCTGGCTGGGTTATCGTCTCTACGGACGCCTGAACGAGCGGCAATTCCAGCGCCTGCTCGCAGTGATGATCGCCGTCTCCGGCGCCGCCCTCTTGCTCTGA